The Streptomyces laurentii genome contains a region encoding:
- a CDS encoding hypothetical protein (identified by MetaGeneAnnotator; putative;~sequence version:1) — protein MLTTAFWQATAERAVRTAAQTLVAALGLNTAGILRADWGDGLSLAAGAAVLTVLTALATSGGTEGPGLTETVRDRQ, from the coding sequence ATGCTCACCACCGCCTTCTGGCAGGCCACCGCCGAGCGCGCCGTCCGCACCGCCGCGCAGACCCTCGTCGCCGCCCTCGGCCTCAACACCGCGGGCATACTCCGCGCCGACTGGGGCGACGGCCTGTCCCTCGCCGCCGGCGCCGCGGTCCTCACGGTCCTCACCGCGCTCGCCACGTCCGGCGGGACGGAGGGGCCGGGCCTGACCGAGACCGTACGGGACCGCCAGTGA
- a CDS encoding hypothetical protein (identified by MetaGeneAnnotator; putative;~sequence version:1) has product MPRAGAVWVDVLPNMSGFGRSLDQQIGEPVARASRSAGEQGGDAMTGSMQEKLKAGGVALGLALGAAVTESAVKQLEKEKIGDRLAGQLGLSGKGAEQAGKLAGKLYSTAVVDSFEEGAEAVRAVMGSGLIPKGAASGAIEDITRKATDLARTFDQEVGATANAAAQMIRTGMAKDGGQALDILTRGFQGSANKADDLLDTMNEYSTQFRRIGLDGATSIGLITQAIQAGARDSDQVADAIGQFGELALASEQGVKDAFKAIGLDAGQMAAMIGKGGSSATQALQMTLDALRGTKDRTTQLTAATALFGDPGTVMGDALFAMNPASAAAAGGMDKAAGSAAKLGDTLRGNTATRLDILQRKFTSAFGAAVNAIVLPAISGLISAVGWLGGAIGSVVDWFREWGAWLAPAAILIGGITLALSAQAIATGITIGVMQAYALVIRGISAVTRAWAAAQALFNSIMALNPITLVVIALVALGAALVVAYQKSETFRNIVQGAWEGIKAVASVVWNTVLKPALEGIWAALQAVGAAASWLWNTILSPVFSFIWTAAKVLFAIVVTAVLTPIVIAFKALAAIASWLWETVLGPVFGWIGDKAMWLWNKAIKPAWDAISAGLGWLGAKVAELWTKYISPVFGWIGAKAAWLWNEKIKPAWDATKIGIQLLGEKVKELWNTYAKPVFGWIGDKARWLWENALKPAFDAGKKGVGLLGDAFEDAKNAIGKAWDKLQGIAKGPVNFIIEWVYTKGIKAVWDKVAGFVGLGKLPVAPKLLATGGRTQGGIPGKDSIPALLMADEYVVKRSSARSVGFGTLEYINRTGQLPPQPQRFADGGVVGWIGSAAKSIGGAAMDAARFLSDPKAAWESITGFVRNKIAEIGSSQMATTLAGVPRKMLTGLKDKVIKAATAFLGGGGNGSWAKPVAAALGTRYGVAGRMWSSGHHTGTDFPAPTGTAVKAVAGGVVRSALSGGPYGNHITVQHGGNLASLYAHLSQMGVTAGQSVRRGQRIGAVGATGNVTGPHLHLEARRAGRTISPEPLLGYARGGRPKAGEVAMVGERGTELVRFGPGGGTVLDHDSSLAEVGAAVMRGMTQEIAPVVPAGTRTPAVVPVSAAAAGAERGGDTYNLYPRTLDMSVSDLELLQRQRDAQARVRRPR; this is encoded by the coding sequence ATGCCCCGCGCCGGTGCTGTGTGGGTGGACGTCCTGCCCAACATGAGCGGCTTCGGGCGCTCGCTCGACCAGCAGATCGGGGAGCCCGTCGCGAGGGCCTCCCGATCTGCCGGCGAGCAGGGCGGCGACGCCATGACCGGCAGCATGCAGGAGAAGCTGAAGGCCGGCGGCGTCGCCCTCGGACTCGCCCTGGGCGCGGCTGTCACCGAGTCTGCGGTCAAGCAGCTGGAGAAGGAGAAGATCGGCGACCGGCTCGCCGGGCAGCTGGGGCTGTCCGGCAAGGGCGCCGAGCAGGCCGGGAAGCTCGCCGGGAAGCTCTACAGTACGGCCGTCGTCGACTCCTTCGAAGAAGGAGCGGAGGCCGTACGGGCGGTCATGGGGTCGGGGCTGATCCCGAAGGGCGCCGCCAGCGGCGCGATCGAGGACATCACGCGCAAGGCAACGGACCTGGCCCGCACCTTCGATCAGGAGGTCGGGGCGACCGCGAACGCCGCGGCGCAGATGATCCGCACCGGGATGGCCAAGGACGGCGGCCAGGCCCTGGACATCCTCACCCGCGGGTTCCAGGGCTCGGCGAACAAGGCCGACGACCTGTTGGACACGATGAACGAATATTCGACTCAGTTCCGGCGGATCGGCCTCGACGGCGCGACGTCCATCGGCCTGATCACTCAGGCCATCCAGGCCGGCGCCCGCGACAGCGACCAGGTCGCCGACGCGATCGGGCAGTTCGGCGAGCTGGCCCTGGCCTCCGAGCAGGGTGTGAAGGACGCGTTCAAGGCCATCGGTCTGGACGCCGGGCAGATGGCCGCGATGATCGGCAAGGGCGGATCGTCGGCGACGCAGGCCCTGCAGATGACCCTGGACGCGCTGCGCGGCACGAAGGACCGCACCACCCAGCTCACCGCGGCCACCGCCCTGTTCGGCGACCCGGGCACCGTCATGGGCGACGCCCTGTTCGCGATGAATCCCGCCTCTGCGGCCGCGGCGGGCGGCATGGACAAGGCGGCAGGGTCGGCGGCCAAGCTGGGCGACACCCTGCGCGGCAATACCGCGACCCGACTGGACATCCTCCAACGGAAGTTCACCAGCGCGTTCGGGGCGGCCGTCAACGCCATCGTGCTCCCGGCCATCTCCGGTCTCATCTCCGCCGTCGGCTGGCTCGGCGGAGCCATCGGCTCGGTCGTCGACTGGTTCCGTGAGTGGGGCGCGTGGCTCGCCCCCGCAGCCATCCTGATCGGCGGCATCACCCTCGCGCTCAGCGCGCAGGCCATCGCCACCGGCATCACGATCGGCGTGATGCAGGCCTACGCCCTGGTCATCCGCGGCATCTCCGCAGTCACCCGCGCGTGGGCGGCCGCGCAGGCCCTGTTCAACTCGATCATGGCCCTGAACCCGATCACCCTGGTGGTCATCGCCCTGGTCGCCCTCGGCGCGGCCCTGGTCGTCGCCTACCAGAAGAGCGAGACGTTCCGGAACATCGTGCAAGGTGCCTGGGAGGGCATCAAGGCGGTCGCCTCGGTGGTGTGGAACACGGTCCTCAAGCCCGCTTTGGAAGGCATCTGGGCGGCGCTGCAGGCGGTCGGCGCGGCCGCGTCGTGGCTGTGGAACACGATCCTGTCGCCGGTGTTCTCCTTCATCTGGACGGCGGCCAAGGTCCTGTTCGCGATCGTCGTGACGGCCGTCCTGACACCGATCGTCATCGCCTTCAAGGCCCTGGCCGCGATCGCGTCGTGGCTCTGGGAGACCGTCCTGGGCCCCGTGTTCGGGTGGATCGGGGACAAGGCGATGTGGCTGTGGAACAAGGCGATCAAGCCCGCGTGGGACGCCATCTCGGCCGGACTGGGCTGGCTCGGCGCCAAGGTGGCCGAGCTGTGGACCAAGTACATCAGCCCCGTGTTCGGGTGGATCGGCGCCAAGGCGGCGTGGCTGTGGAACGAGAAGATCAAGCCCGCGTGGGACGCCACCAAGATCGGGATCCAGCTCCTGGGCGAGAAGGTCAAGGAGCTGTGGAACACCTACGCCAAGCCCGTCTTCGGGTGGATCGGGGACAAGGCCCGGTGGCTGTGGGAGAACGCGCTCAAGCCCGCGTTCGACGCCGGGAAGAAGGGGGTGGGCCTGCTCGGCGACGCCTTCGAGGACGCCAAGAACGCGATCGGCAAGGCCTGGGACAAGCTCCAGGGCATCGCCAAAGGCCCCGTGAACTTCATCATCGAGTGGGTCTACACCAAGGGCATCAAGGCCGTGTGGGACAAGGTCGCCGGGTTCGTCGGCCTCGGCAAGCTGCCCGTCGCGCCCAAGCTGCTGGCCACCGGCGGCCGGACCCAGGGCGGCATCCCCGGCAAGGACTCGATCCCCGCCCTGCTGATGGCAGACGAGTACGTGGTCAAGCGCAGCTCCGCCCGCTCGGTCGGGTTCGGGACGCTGGAGTACATCAACCGCACCGGCCAGCTTCCGCCGCAGCCGCAGCGGTTCGCCGACGGCGGCGTGGTCGGCTGGATCGGCAGCGCGGCGAAGTCCATCGGCGGTGCCGCCATGGACGCGGCCCGGTTCCTGTCCGACCCGAAGGCGGCGTGGGAGTCCATCACGGGATTCGTCCGGAACAAGATCGCCGAGATCGGTTCGTCGCAGATGGCGACCACCCTTGCCGGGGTGCCCCGCAAGATGCTGACCGGCCTGAAGGACAAGGTCATCAAGGCCGCGACCGCGTTCCTGGGCGGCGGCGGGAACGGTTCGTGGGCGAAGCCGGTCGCGGCCGCGCTCGGCACCCGCTACGGCGTCGCCGGGCGCATGTGGTCCTCCGGGCATCACACCGGCACCGACTTCCCCGCCCCGACCGGCACGGCCGTCAAGGCCGTCGCCGGCGGCGTGGTGCGCTCGGCGCTCTCCGGCGGCCCGTACGGCAACCACATCACCGTCCAGCACGGCGGCAACCTCGCCAGCCTGTACGCGCACTTGTCGCAGATGGGGGTCACGGCCGGGCAGTCGGTACGGCGCGGGCAGCGGATCGGCGCGGTCGGCGCGACCGGCAACGTCACCGGTCCGCACCTCCACCTCGAGGCCCGGCGCGCCGGGCGCACCATCAGCCCCGAGCCGCTCCTCGGCTACGCGCGAGGCGGCCGGCCGAAGGCCGGCGAGGTCGCCATGGTCGGCGAGCGGGGAACGGAGCTGGTGCGCTTCGGGCCCGGCGGCGGCACGGTCCTGGACCACGACTCCTCGCTCGCCGAGGTCGGCGCCGCGGTGATGCGCGGCATGACACAGGAGATCGCCCCCGTCGTTCCGGCGGGAACGCGCACGCCCGCGGTCGTGCCCGTGTCGGCGGCCGCCGCCGGGGCGGAGCGGGGCGGGGACACCTACAACCTGTACCCGCGCACCCTCGACATGAGCGTGTCCGACCTCGAGCTGCTGCAGCGTCAGCGTGACGCCCAGGCGCGCGTAAGGAGGCCCCGGTAG
- a CDS encoding hypothetical protein (identified by MetaGeneAnnotator; putative;~sequence version:1) produces the protein MAVQLLITDEDLVVQGDPLTGWRGLSSTRTRNEPGSGSVTLTAWPEVMAQLQPGHRLVVIRDGVIWSAGPLEIPTDWAWSAADSDSVGPGRVTIQFADDLARVAGYITWPSVSAAWTAQPATGWWRVAGVSAEAAIRQLVNTNCGPGARAERRIPRLALDALAGVGSATTVSSRFEPLLDACRRVALAGGDLEFRVRQVGEQLLFGCRAPVDRTGTARFSRGLGNLRAVAFKRSAPTVTHALVAGTEEEGSTTRAYVQVADAAAAAAWYRVERFVSGSQATDADFELTDAGRVALADGAAPVELSTVTIDTPGLRAGLDFDLGDRVSVELPGGIEVAELVRSMELRAEPDTGETVTAMVGSPDATRGQDQVAVINELSRRLGNLEAR, from the coding sequence ATGGCGGTGCAGCTGCTCATCACGGACGAGGACCTGGTGGTGCAGGGCGACCCGCTCACCGGGTGGCGCGGCCTGAGCAGCACCCGCACACGCAACGAGCCGGGGTCCGGCAGCGTGACCCTGACGGCGTGGCCGGAGGTGATGGCCCAGCTGCAGCCCGGGCACCGCCTGGTCGTCATCCGCGACGGCGTGATCTGGTCGGCCGGGCCATTGGAGATCCCCACCGACTGGGCATGGTCGGCCGCCGACTCCGACAGCGTGGGACCCGGCCGCGTCACCATCCAGTTCGCCGACGATCTGGCCCGGGTCGCGGGATACATCACCTGGCCGTCCGTATCGGCCGCGTGGACGGCGCAGCCTGCCACCGGATGGTGGCGGGTCGCCGGGGTGAGCGCCGAGGCGGCGATCCGCCAGCTGGTGAACACCAACTGCGGCCCCGGCGCCCGGGCCGAGAGGCGGATCCCGCGCTTGGCGCTCGACGCCCTGGCCGGGGTCGGCAGTGCCACCACGGTCTCAAGCCGGTTCGAACCACTGCTGGACGCCTGTCGCCGGGTCGCGCTGGCGGGCGGAGACCTCGAGTTCCGCGTACGCCAGGTGGGCGAGCAGCTGCTGTTCGGGTGCCGGGCGCCCGTCGACCGTACGGGTACCGCGCGCTTCAGCCGCGGCCTGGGAAACCTGCGCGCGGTCGCGTTCAAACGTTCCGCGCCCACGGTCACCCACGCCCTGGTCGCCGGCACCGAGGAGGAAGGTTCGACGACCAGGGCCTACGTGCAGGTCGCCGACGCGGCGGCCGCGGCCGCCTGGTACAGGGTCGAGCGGTTCGTGTCCGGGTCGCAGGCCACCGACGCGGACTTCGAGCTGACCGACGCCGGGCGCGTCGCCCTGGCCGACGGAGCCGCCCCCGTAGAGCTGTCCACGGTCACCATCGACACCCCCGGCCTGCGCGCCGGCCTCGACTTCGACCTCGGCGACCGGGTGTCCGTCGAGCTGCCGGGCGGGATCGAAGTCGCCGAGCTGGTGCGGTCGATGGAGCTGCGCGCCGAGCCGGACACCGGCGAGACCGTCACCGCGATGGTCGGCAGCCCCGACGCGACCCGCGGCCAAGACCAGGTCGCCGTCATCAACGAACTCAGCCGACGGCTGGGCAACTTGGAAGCGAGGTAG
- a CDS encoding hypothetical protein (identified by MetaGeneAnnotator; putative;~sequence version:1): MTPAESTQVVLELERLRGTMEAGFARVDGALALLVQRSDQTDKQLADHDARLDALERGRWPLPSIAALTGVAALGLTLYELTAR; this comes from the coding sequence GTGACCCCCGCAGAGTCGACGCAGGTCGTCCTCGAACTGGAACGTCTACGGGGCACGATGGAGGCCGGGTTCGCCCGGGTCGACGGCGCGCTCGCACTGCTCGTCCAGCGCTCCGACCAGACCGACAAGCAACTCGCCGACCACGACGCTCGCCTCGACGCGCTGGAGCGCGGCCGGTGGCCGCTCCCGTCGATCGCCGCGCTGACCGGTGTGGCGGCGCTCGGGCTCACCCTGTACGAACTGACTGCCCGCTGA
- a CDS encoding N-acetylmuramoyl-L-alanine amidase family 2 (N-acetylmuramoyl-L-alanine amidase family 2 [Streptomyces fulvissimus DSM40593];~Peptidoglycan recognition proteins (PGRPs) are pattern recognition receptors that bind, and in certain cases, hydrolyze peptidoglycans (PGNs) of bacterial cell walls. PGRPs have been divided into three classes: short PGRPs (PGRP-S), that are small (20...; cd06583;~UniProt-pubmed:20581206; UniProt-pubmed:20624727; UniProt-pubmed:20472796; UniProt-pubmed:21463507; UniProt-pubmed:18375553;~Zn binding residues [ion binding];~amidase catalytic site [active];~identified by MetaGeneAnnotator; putative;~substrate binding site [chemical binding]), translating into MATPLTADQLLAALRAEGVTVVEHDGWRTHNRNAKGAWGPVQGVMIHHTVTQGTDSSVRLCYDGYAALPGPLCHGVIAKDGTVHLVANGRANHAGGGDPSVLQAVITETYGDRPPAPRVHDGSTGAVDGNARFYGFECVNLGNGTDPWPAAQLDAIERVSAALCRAHGWGARSVIGHSEWSDWKSDPKGPGMPGMPDVRGRVQKRLGQDPAKPAAKPTPKPPSLEPFPGADFFKAAPSSPIVTAMGRRLVAEGCGRYRSGPGPRWTEADRQSYAAWQRKLGYRGSDADGWPGPASWNALKIPKTS; encoded by the coding sequence ATGGCCACACCCCTCACCGCGGACCAGCTTCTTGCCGCGCTCCGCGCCGAAGGCGTCACAGTCGTCGAACACGACGGCTGGCGCACCCACAACCGCAACGCGAAGGGCGCCTGGGGGCCCGTGCAGGGGGTGATGATCCACCACACCGTCACCCAGGGCACCGACTCTTCGGTCCGGCTCTGCTACGACGGCTACGCCGCCCTGCCCGGCCCGCTGTGTCACGGCGTCATCGCCAAGGATGGCACCGTGCACCTGGTCGCGAACGGCCGCGCGAACCACGCGGGCGGCGGCGACCCGTCCGTCCTCCAGGCCGTCATCACCGAGACGTACGGCGACCGTCCCCCGGCGCCCCGCGTCCACGACGGCAGTACGGGCGCGGTCGACGGCAACGCCCGGTTCTACGGCTTCGAGTGCGTCAACCTCGGCAACGGCACCGACCCCTGGCCGGCCGCCCAGCTCGACGCCATCGAGCGGGTCTCGGCGGCACTGTGCCGGGCGCACGGCTGGGGCGCCCGGTCGGTGATCGGCCACTCCGAGTGGTCGGACTGGAAGTCGGACCCCAAGGGCCCGGGGATGCCGGGCATGCCGGACGTGCGCGGCCGCGTCCAGAAGCGTCTCGGCCAGGACCCGGCCAAGCCCGCGGCCAAGCCCACGCCGAAGCCGCCGTCCCTGGAGCCGTTCCCCGGCGCCGACTTCTTCAAGGCCGCGCCGTCCTCGCCGATCGTCACGGCGATGGGCCGCCGGCTCGTCGCGGAGGGCTGCGGCCGGTACCGGTCCGGCCCGGGCCCGCGCTGGACCGAGGCGGACCGCCAGTCGTACGCGGCCTGGCAGCGCAAGCTCGGCTACCGCGGCTCCGATGCCGACGGCTGGCCCGGCCCCGCCTCCTGGAACGCCCTCAAGATCCCCAAGACCTCCTGA
- a CDS encoding serine/arginine repetitive matrix protein 2 (Phage tail protein; cl17486;~Serine/arginine repetitive matrix protein 2 [Streptomyces fulvissimus DSM40593];~UniProt-pubmed:11572948;~identified by MetaGeneAnnotator; putative) has translation MPLIASPVIAPPKPPPAPPPVVGLPDVGVATVTYTDPTGKVWPLSDSSAGWFTRGAGVSGLGAVVYTHTRDAQPRGGALLRHVAAQPRSIVWPLYVYGRDHMEFVGRWRALATAFTRTLRPGPDGRPVPGVLTVARPDGTARRIHVFYDSGFEGQPKRGAGVVSDNAVITFWCEDPYWQDTVPVTVRRESAVPLDHQAPYPTISSGQVLGATTLDVPGDVVVWPLWRITGPATLITVTREDTGEAFTIDPAKVGHGALAAGEQVTVRTDPPQVRGPDGSTWSAALDWPGAVLWPLAPGTNEVTFQLDGAGPGSAVDLEFHPRYETA, from the coding sequence ATGCCCCTCATCGCAAGCCCGGTCATCGCACCGCCGAAACCCCCGCCCGCGCCGCCCCCGGTGGTGGGCCTGCCGGACGTCGGCGTCGCCACGGTCACGTACACCGACCCGACGGGGAAGGTATGGCCGCTCTCGGATTCCTCGGCAGGCTGGTTCACCCGCGGGGCCGGCGTGTCCGGGCTCGGCGCGGTCGTCTACACCCACACCCGCGACGCCCAGCCCCGCGGCGGCGCGCTGCTGCGGCACGTGGCCGCTCAGCCCCGCTCCATCGTGTGGCCGCTGTACGTATACGGCCGCGATCACATGGAGTTCGTCGGGCGGTGGCGGGCGCTGGCGACGGCGTTCACGCGGACGCTGCGGCCCGGGCCGGACGGCCGGCCGGTGCCCGGTGTGCTCACGGTCGCCCGGCCGGACGGTACCGCCCGCCGCATCCACGTGTTCTACGACTCCGGGTTCGAGGGGCAGCCCAAGCGGGGCGCCGGGGTCGTCTCCGACAACGCCGTGATCACCTTCTGGTGTGAGGACCCGTACTGGCAGGACACCGTCCCGGTCACCGTGCGCCGGGAGTCGGCGGTGCCGCTGGACCACCAGGCCCCCTACCCGACGATCAGCTCCGGTCAGGTCCTCGGCGCGACCACGCTCGACGTCCCGGGCGACGTCGTCGTCTGGCCCCTCTGGCGGATCACCGGCCCGGCCACCTTGATCACCGTCACCCGCGAGGACACCGGCGAGGCCTTCACCATCGACCCCGCCAAGGTCGGGCACGGCGCCCTGGCCGCCGGGGAGCAGGTCACCGTACGCACCGACCCGCCGCAGGTGCGGGGGCCGGACGGCAGCACCTGGTCAGCCGCCCTGGACTGGCCCGGCGCGGTGCTGTGGCCCCTGGCCCCCGGCACCAACGAGGTCACTTTCCAGCTCGACGGCGCCGGCCCCGGAAGCGCGGTCGACCTCGAGTTCCACCCGCGGTACGAGACCGCGTGA
- a CDS encoding hypothetical protein (identified by MetaGeneAnnotator; putative;~sequence version:1): MAQDSWPDPARAGRSVTDAEFDVLSARNTDDGVYGSPADPAVATAGVGLAVTIRAGVAASVRGRAWMSGSTAVSLPVPANPSSQARTDRVVLRLDRSAWTVRAVVKAGTPGSGAPSVTRDAGTTGLWEVPIGTVAVPAGATGVQVTRGEQYVGARTRPCTSTTRPLFPVVGEQAYETNTGRLLMWTGSTWTTIYTPPTWADANSAVSGWSENVTAVVEMVGGSVHVRLGSWTRSGGTLANTTDSRLPVLIPAAFRHSTRTQYVGAYVNNNRNGRLTIHPANSDKPGQVWLTQKPEIRKGDYVMADSISWAAAS; the protein is encoded by the coding sequence ATGGCACAGGATTCATGGCCGGATCCGGCCCGCGCCGGCCGGTCCGTCACCGACGCGGAGTTCGACGTGCTGTCCGCGCGGAACACCGACGACGGGGTATACGGCTCTCCTGCCGATCCGGCTGTGGCGACCGCCGGTGTCGGCCTCGCGGTCACGATCCGCGCAGGCGTCGCCGCGAGCGTCCGCGGCCGCGCCTGGATGTCCGGCAGCACGGCCGTGTCCCTCCCGGTCCCCGCCAACCCGTCGAGCCAGGCCCGCACCGACCGCGTGGTCCTGCGCCTGGACCGCTCGGCCTGGACCGTCCGCGCCGTCGTCAAGGCGGGCACTCCCGGCTCCGGCGCACCGTCCGTCACCCGCGATGCCGGCACGACCGGACTGTGGGAAGTCCCCATCGGCACCGTCGCCGTACCGGCAGGCGCGACCGGCGTGCAGGTCACGCGCGGCGAACAGTACGTCGGCGCGCGGACCAGGCCCTGCACGTCGACGACCCGGCCACTGTTCCCGGTGGTCGGCGAGCAGGCATACGAGACGAACACCGGCCGCCTGCTGATGTGGACTGGCAGCACCTGGACCACGATCTACACCCCGCCCACCTGGGCCGATGCGAACTCGGCGGTCTCGGGCTGGTCGGAGAACGTGACCGCGGTCGTCGAAATGGTCGGCGGCAGCGTGCACGTGCGCCTCGGGTCGTGGACACGCAGCGGCGGCACGCTGGCCAACACCACGGACAGCCGGCTGCCCGTCCTCATCCCGGCCGCCTTCCGGCACTCCACGCGCACCCAGTACGTGGGCGCCTACGTGAACAACAACCGCAACGGCAGGCTGACGATCCACCCCGCGAACAGCGACAAGCCTGGGCAGGTGTGGCTGACCCAGAAACCAGAAATCAGAAAGGGCGACTACGTCATGGCAGATTCCATCAGTTGGGCGGCGGCCTCATGA
- a CDS encoding hypothetical protein (identified by MetaGeneAnnotator; putative;~sequence version:1), with protein MSRYDYGAGVADFVVAPADGIWTVGQNIPVTFWSQQTEGTQYTDLLDVDNNPVNHIISNEFGALPRFRGPDGVAGMWADAGGGSRAWLYAHVGGQGTPGDPGAHWYFGEGSPDEAALTPPPVPGDLYLDTSTGAPEEGGGDLYTYNGAVWTLRANIRGPQGSGGDSAVTSVNGQTGAVNLAATDVGALAASSAGQPSGTATLDATGRVPASQLPPVAADLVQSVNGQTGAVNLAAADVGALASTARATANGVASLDGTTRIPIAQMPTAVAKNTWTPQALGFQAWTCDPYTVANPVAKYLTPQRLYVCGVNITESTQVNRIIMFARGYGGVSADRYAAGIYRENGTKVASTSAPVSLAMATPPSGSPPQMATNHIGATPISLPSTVTLTPGRYWLTWVLTTGAATDYAFYHVQNEAPVAPANFFFGTPFARAWYLAAQADTPGSLNQAAAGVLTDHDIPIMALAMV; from the coding sequence ATGAGCAGGTACGACTACGGCGCCGGCGTCGCGGACTTCGTCGTCGCGCCCGCCGACGGCATATGGACCGTCGGCCAGAACATCCCGGTGACCTTCTGGAGCCAGCAGACCGAGGGCACCCAGTACACAGACCTGCTCGACGTCGACAACAACCCCGTGAACCACATCATCAGCAACGAGTTCGGGGCACTGCCGCGCTTCCGCGGCCCCGACGGCGTGGCCGGTATGTGGGCGGACGCCGGCGGCGGCAGCCGCGCCTGGCTCTACGCCCACGTGGGCGGACAAGGCACCCCCGGCGACCCGGGCGCGCACTGGTACTTCGGCGAAGGATCACCCGACGAAGCCGCGCTCACCCCGCCCCCAGTGCCCGGAGACCTCTACCTGGACACCAGCACCGGCGCACCGGAAGAGGGCGGCGGCGACCTCTACACGTACAACGGCGCGGTCTGGACCCTGCGGGCCAACATCCGCGGCCCCCAGGGCTCGGGAGGAGACAGCGCAGTCACGTCGGTGAACGGGCAGACCGGCGCGGTGAACCTGGCAGCCACCGACGTCGGCGCACTCGCCGCCTCGTCGGCCGGCCAGCCGTCCGGCACGGCCACGCTGGACGCCACAGGCCGCGTCCCCGCCTCCCAACTCCCGCCCGTCGCCGCGGACCTGGTGCAGTCCGTGAACGGGCAGACCGGCGCGGTGAACCTGGCAGCCGCCGACGTCGGCGCACTCGCCTCGACGGCCCGCGCCACCGCGAACGGAGTCGCCTCACTGGACGGCACGACACGTATCCCCATCGCCCAGATGCCGACCGCGGTCGCGAAGAACACGTGGACGCCGCAGGCCCTCGGGTTCCAGGCCTGGACGTGCGACCCATACACGGTCGCCAACCCCGTGGCCAAGTACCTGACCCCGCAGCGCCTGTACGTGTGCGGCGTCAACATCACCGAGTCGACGCAGGTCAACAGGATCATCATGTTCGCCCGCGGGTACGGCGGTGTCAGCGCGGACAGGTACGCCGCAGGCATCTACCGGGAGAACGGCACGAAGGTCGCCAGCACCTCGGCGCCGGTCAGTCTGGCCATGGCCACTCCGCCGTCGGGCAGCCCGCCGCAGATGGCCACCAACCACATCGGCGCGACCCCGATCAGCCTGCCGTCCACCGTCACGCTGACGCCCGGGCGGTACTGGCTGACATGGGTCCTCACCACCGGTGCCGCCACGGACTACGCCTTCTACCACGTACAGAACGAAGCCCCCGTGGCCCCGGCGAACTTCTTCTTCGGGACCCCGTTCGCCCGCGCCTGGTACCTCGCCGCCCAAGCCGACACACCCGGCAGCCTCAACCAGGCGGCCGCCGGCGTGCTCACCGACCACGACATCCCGATCATGGCCCTCGCCATGGTCTGA